TTGACATTTATTCCTACAATTTCGATGTTCCAGATTCTTCTGATGTATTGCTTTCCACTGTTGCTTCTGTAACCTTAATTACACAAAATCCAAACAAAATCGGTATAAAGTATGATTTCTCAAAGCTACAGATACTTGATAATGGATTGGTGGCAGGGATGATTAGAATCCCGGAGTTTTATCAGCCAGCTGGAAGCCATAATTTGAGGGTTGAAATTGACATTTTATTTCGGGATCTTGATGTAACTTCAATCATGTCTGGagttgaaataaataattttacaaTCAAAGTATTGGGTGATATTGGAGTTCATTTGCATGTTATGAAGATTGAATTGCCAAAGATCAAGGTTGGTTTTTTACTTTTTAATTTGTGAAATCGTTGGATTTGTGTTCGTTTTACAGAAATCTTGAATTTTGTTTGTGTTGTTATAGGTTGGTTTGGATTGTGATGTAGCAGTTGATGGTAGATATTTGATATCTAGGAACAAAATCTCAAGCCTGAAAGCAGTCAAGAATTATATTGTATGAAAAAAACTTATCCTTTATTATCAAGAAAATAGGGCCTTTATTATCTTAGAAATAGAGTAAAGACAATActgaaaaatcatttatttatcaACATTTagaaaaacttttacattttatctatatataaataaacacttatgTTTTAATTAACTTTCATATTAACCTAATTATCCGGGTTTTTTTAAAAGGAAATTAGCAGTTTTATGATATGATCAAGTAAACATAAGAAATAGATTATTTACTCAAACAAAAATAAAtcgacattttttattttttctatatcaacttaaatataaatacGATCAATGTCATCTTATAAAACAAGTGGTGATTTTTCTTAAAAAACAAATACTCGTATAACTCTAAAAGATAATTGAAAATATAAtgatttttctatatatataaacaaaatttaaGAGTTTTTTTGAATGCTAGTAGATAAATTGTTGTGTTTTTTTTTGCCCTTAGAAATATATTGGTAAAGATATGGGAAATAATTTCAATTTTCAAGATTTTGGTTATGTTTGGCGTATTAGCTGAAAAGGTAGCtattaaataaaaagctagcttataaaaaataaaggatggtaaaactagctgaaaagctagaaagatataaaatgacatttaaaaaATGTGTTcatatttggaaaaattttaagcagctttttaaaaagctagtttattataagctactttttggcttgccaaacaaaacaaattaaaaaaactcgaaaaataagctagttgTGACGTGTTAAAGACAATCtttatggaaaaaaaaaatcatagaatGAGATTAAATGGACTTATGGTGTGTTTGGGATTCAAATAAAGTTTATGTAAAAATGTTTATTAACATATGTGCTATCAAAATAAAATCtatacaaaaatgtttaagttagcTTATGCAATATTAAAACAGAATAAAGTGTTTTTGATTATTCTaattatatataaacattttttatttatttaaggtACAATGTTCTAGTTGATAGAATCGTGTAAAAGACATTGCATTAATATggaatatagaaaaaaaaaattaaaattataagtTTTATGCTAGAAAATGTAAAAGTAAGAAATCATAAAGATACAAAATGATTAAAGTACATTGTTatcctttaaattttaacattttccCTTTTGTTTCCCTTTTTGATATAACAAGGATTCATAATTTTTCTAAGTTGAAATTTTGCAGGCACATTTTAATGCTAAGTCAGACGCTTTCTCCAAGAAATGTTCCATAGGATTTTACGTATAAATAATCAGCTGTGATAGCTGAACAGGTGCAAGATCAAAACAGCGTGGTTTCAAATTTCAATAAATTATTGAAgctatttattaatattttttctttttgaatAATAGTGTCACAATTATctttatttttaatgaatttTAAGGGAAATAAACTATATTTCGTATATATATTTAATAGTTTATACACATAACCATCATCAAAGGTGCTCAAAATATACCATAATCACATgctattatagttttatctttCTCATTTTGGAattattttaatgattttagCCTTCCTTCAAATAATGATGCATTGGATATGGAACAAGATTTGTCATTAGAATATTAAATGTGTTTTTTGGGCGTATTAGGCAAGGTCGACTCCCTATGATGTCTAATCTCCTCAAAATTGGCATTGAATCTGGCTCTACAGGTAAAATCTGTAGCGTAGCTGTTGAAGacgaaaatcttatatttttttgTTGGTTTTTTATGACTCAGAACTTGTGGGAAGAAATGAAAAAAATAGTGGCATTGTTTAGGATCTCTTCTCCCATTTTTTTTAGTGAGTTATTGAGTTGCAAAAAACAATTTGGAGGTCCTTCTACCATTATTGAGGTTCATGAAGCTATCCATGTAGGTTTTATTTAGGTGCTTTGGTCCTTTTAGAAATGACAGAGTGTTCAACTCTACTTTCAAGACTTGCACGCCTATGGCCAAAGAGGTTTAGATTTTGGCACATCTTTAGATTAATGTAAggaagaagaaaggaagagaGCTAACTTTTTGAcaatttcaattaacttttttgtgtgttttgttttgttttgtttgtaaTATCGCTTCTATCTAGCTTTTTTTTTATGCAACTTCGCCCTTGTTAAAAAGAAGAAGGATTGTTAGGTTAAGAGAATCAATGTGATATACCATGCATTAATTGAGATTTGAGGTATTAGCACTATTGCATATTCCACACCGGTATAAGATATGTTATAAAAATTGCCGTTCTAGAAAAACGGACatcaaaaaaataatttaagtagaaaaattaaaataaaatatttatggtttttattgaatattttttttgtttgaaaaatgtaAATATAGGGCCTCTCATTGAAGATAGCAATAACTAAATCTCATGAGAAAAATGAAAAAGTTTGTTGTAACTACATTGCTATAATAGAAATATATCAAAATAAGAGGCTATACTAAACATATGATTGGAAGTTTGTTGTAACTACAATGACGCAAAAAGTTTCTTGTGTTGCCTTTGTAAGACCTTCCACATCGGTCTTTTCAAA
The genomic region above belongs to Lactuca sativa cultivar Salinas chromosome 4, Lsat_Salinas_v11, whole genome shotgun sequence and contains:
- the LOC111906901 gene encoding uncharacterized protein LOC111906901 isoform X1, producing MIIYQKFCLILLVIVGLLILISGFFSLIIIFILKPRRPIFSFETIDIYSYNFDVPDSSDVLLSTVASVTLITQNPNKIGIKYDFSKLQILDNGLVAGMIRIPEFYQPAGSHNLRVEIDILFRDLDVTSIMSGVEINNFTIKVLGDIGVHLHVMKIELPKIKVGLDCDVAVDGRYLISRNKISSLKAVKNYIAHFNAKSDAFSKKCSIGFYV
- the LOC111906901 gene encoding uncharacterized protein LOC111906901 isoform X2, translated to MIIYQKFCLILLVIVGLLILISGFFSLIIIFILKPRRPIFSFETIDIYSYNFDVPDSSDVLLSTVASVTLITQNPNKIGIKYDFSKLQILDNGLVAGMIRIPEFYQPAGSHNLRVEIDILFRDLDVTSIMSGVEINNFTIKVLGDIGVHLHVMKIELPKIKAHFNAKSDAFSKKCSIGFYV